Proteins encoded by one window of Candidatus Methylomirabilota bacterium:
- a CDS encoding YciI family protein — MTIYHVRFTCAADYMARRLPFRPAHLKQLAGLREQGRVVAGGPEPDGTAAHIFYRVADRAELMRLLEENEFNRAGLFAANHPRAFTEFLEPLELPPVDAGLEATIVDGVPAERTLARSGLAALQRQKRAAFGGFIDNDAGLAVIRSANAEEAIAWLADAGGWDRTRLIARAWSQTL; from the coding sequence TTGACCATCTACCACGTCCGGTTCACCTGCGCTGCGGACTACATGGCGCGCCGCCTGCCGTTCCGACCCGCGCATCTCAAGCAGCTGGCGGGCCTCCGTGAGCAAGGGCGCGTGGTGGCGGGGGGGCCCGAGCCTGATGGCACGGCCGCCCACATCTTCTACCGCGTGGCCGACCGCGCGGAGTTAATGCGCCTGCTCGAGGAGAACGAGTTCAATCGCGCCGGGCTCTTCGCGGCGAACCATCCGCGGGCCTTCACCGAGTTCCTCGAGCCCCTCGAACTCCCTCCGGTCGACGCGGGGCTCGAGGCGACGATCGTGGACGGCGTGCCGGCCGAGCGCACGCTGGCACGCTCCGGTCTCGCCGCGCTGCAGCGACAGAAGCGTGCGGCATTCGGCGGATTCATCGACAACGATGCGGGCCTCGCGGTGATACGCTCCGCGAACGCCGAAGAAGCGATCGCGTGGCTGGCCGACGCCGGCGGCTGGGACCGCACCCGCCTGATCGCGCGCGCGTGGAGCCAGACGCTGTAA
- a CDS encoding type II toxin-antitoxin system VapC family toxin: protein MIVLDTHAWLWLCLEPRRLSGVAATAIRRAANDGGLAVASITLWEVAMMIVRGRVIPQGTPEAWLGALVDRSGVTVKEITPSVAALATHFPDDFPADPADRLIAATARADGVPLVSRDARLRASPVVETIW, encoded by the coding sequence GTGATCGTCCTCGACACCCATGCCTGGCTCTGGCTCTGCCTCGAGCCGCGCCGGCTGTCCGGCGTCGCGGCGACGGCGATCCGTCGGGCCGCGAATGACGGCGGCCTCGCCGTCGCCTCGATCACGCTCTGGGAGGTCGCCATGATGATCGTGCGGGGTCGCGTGATCCCTCAGGGAACGCCGGAGGCGTGGCTCGGGGCATTGGTGGATCGCAGCGGTGTGACCGTCAAGGAGATCACGCCCTCGGTGGCCGCGCTGGCCACGCATTTCCCCGACGACTTCCCCGCCGATCCTGCGGACCGGCTCATCGCGGCGACCGCCCGCGCGGACGGTGTGCCCCTGGTCAGCCGCGATGCGCGGCTGCGGGCAAGTCCCGTCGTCGAGACCATCTGGTGA
- a CDS encoding type II toxin-antitoxin system Phd/YefM family antitoxin — MRTMPAGEFKARCLRVMEEVKKYRTPVVITKKGRPVAKLVPPDAPATDVFGCMTGTARIVGDVEAPVLAADTWRAISHRSAARRARPRARGKRR, encoded by the coding sequence ATGAGGACAATGCCAGCGGGCGAGTTCAAGGCGCGGTGCCTGCGTGTCATGGAAGAGGTAAAGAAGTACCGGACGCCGGTGGTGATCACCAAGAAGGGTCGGCCCGTGGCCAAGCTCGTTCCACCCGACGCGCCCGCGACGGATGTCTTCGGCTGCATGACCGGGACCGCGCGGATCGTGGGTGACGTCGAGGCCCCCGTCCTGGCCGCCGACACGTGGCGGGCCATCAGCCACAGGAGCGCGGCCCGGCGCGCGCGGCCCCGCGCCCGTGGCAAGCGTCGGTGA
- a CDS encoding PepSY-associated TM helix domain-containing protein — protein MRVRALALRLHLLVGVLTGAALLALGLSGAVLVLRPDFESSQSAGLTTASSAESAPSLDALLEAARRRHPGFVVTSLSLPGRGTAARVGMLDSAGGALEVLVDPRSGRIVSSSWAERSPLHALRLLHTELYLGARGRALVGILGLWLMLQGITGLYLWWPLMRRPRWGFTIRWARPWPVVGCDLHKALGAASLVFHLPIAATGALLGMVALPSGTLEVGRAPSLAAAPASLAPAARSLETLAREARRAMPGATITAFRFLPDGLVAVTMRVPGELDPRGASLVLLQAAGGSVVSVSDSRQAPWTARLWAGARALHVGAVGGFAARAVYVLGGLASVALALSGYVLALARPRALGGP, from the coding sequence ATGCGAGTCCGCGCCCTCGCGCTGCGCCTGCATCTGCTCGTCGGCGTGCTCACGGGTGCTGCCCTCCTCGCTCTGGGGCTGAGCGGCGCCGTCCTCGTCCTGCGGCCGGACTTCGAGAGCTCGCAGAGCGCCGGGCTCACGACGGCTTCCTCCGCCGAATCCGCTCCATCGCTCGATGCGCTGCTCGAGGCGGCGCGACGCCGTCATCCCGGTTTCGTGGTGACCAGTCTTTCCCTCCCCGGCCGCGGCACGGCGGCGCGGGTCGGCATGCTCGATTCGGCGGGCGGCGCCCTCGAGGTGCTGGTCGATCCGCGTAGCGGGCGGATCGTGAGCTCGAGCTGGGCGGAGCGATCGCCGCTCCATGCCCTCCGGCTCCTCCACACCGAGCTCTACCTGGGCGCGCGCGGGCGTGCGCTCGTCGGCATCCTCGGTCTCTGGCTGATGCTCCAAGGGATCACGGGACTCTATCTCTGGTGGCCCTTGATGAGAAGGCCCCGCTGGGGCTTCACCATCCGCTGGGCCCGGCCGTGGCCCGTGGTCGGCTGCGATCTGCACAAGGCGCTGGGCGCCGCCTCGCTCGTCTTTCATCTGCCCATCGCGGCCACCGGCGCGCTGCTGGGGATGGTGGCGCTGCCCTCGGGGACGCTCGAGGTCGGGCGAGCGCCATCGCTCGCCGCTGCCCCTGCTTCGCTGGCGCCGGCCGCGCGAAGTCTCGAGACGCTGGCGCGAGAGGCCCGGCGCGCCATGCCGGGAGCCACCATCACGGCGTTTCGGTTCCTGCCGGACGGCCTCGTGGCGGTGACGATGCGAGTGCCGGGTGAGCTGGATCCGCGCGGGGCCAGCCTTGTGCTCCTGCAAGCCGCCGGGGGAAGTGTCGTGAGCGTGAGCGACTCTCGGCAGGCGCCGTGGACGGCCCGGCTTTGGGCTGGTGCGAGAGCCCTCCACGTCGGCGCCGTGGGCGGGTTCGCGGCAAGGGCCGTCTACGTCCTCGGCGGCCTCGCCTCGGTCGCCCTCGCCCTTTCCGGGTACGTCTTGGCCCTGGCCCGCCCTCGCGCGCTCGGGGGCCCCTAG
- a CDS encoding class I SAM-dependent methyltransferase, which translates to MFDSRFFEESWPTISRGLESEADAESEVGWILGHVAPAAAGRILDAPCGFGRHSLALARRGFDVTGVDLSETELQRAKERAAGAGLPLQLVCQDMRDMEFSGEFDLALNLFSSIGFFTDDEDRLLLDRFCTALKPGGAFVLDTRNRDFAIHDIAPEEIVRLPEGTVRVKNRFDVRASRVQQSWWLEKDHRLLGEMEIRMYSAHELLRMLRPERWSQVELFGGLDGRPFALDSPRIVLVATK; encoded by the coding sequence GTGTTCGACAGCCGATTCTTCGAGGAGTCGTGGCCGACCATCTCGCGGGGCCTCGAGTCCGAGGCGGACGCCGAATCCGAGGTCGGCTGGATTCTCGGCCACGTGGCTCCCGCCGCGGCCGGACGGATCCTGGACGCCCCCTGCGGATTCGGCCGCCACTCGCTCGCCCTGGCGCGCCGCGGCTTCGACGTCACGGGCGTGGATCTCTCGGAGACCGAGCTCCAGCGGGCCAAGGAGCGCGCGGCGGGGGCGGGGCTTCCCCTCCAGCTCGTCTGCCAGGACATGCGGGACATGGAGTTCTCGGGCGAGTTCGACCTCGCCCTCAACCTCTTCTCCAGCATCGGCTTCTTCACCGACGACGAGGACCGCCTCCTCCTCGACCGCTTCTGCACAGCCCTCAAGCCCGGGGGGGCTTTCGTCCTCGACACGCGCAACCGCGACTTTGCCATCCACGACATCGCGCCCGAGGAGATCGTGCGGCTGCCCGAGGGCACCGTCCGCGTCAAGAACCGCTTCGATGTGCGGGCCAGCCGCGTCCAGCAGAGCTGGTGGCTCGAGAAGGATCATCGCCTGCTGGGGGAGATGGAAATTCGCATGTACTCGGCCCACGAGCTTCTGCGCATGCTGCGCCCGGAGCGGTGGTCCCAGGTCGAGCTCTTCGGCGGGCTCGACGGGCGGCCCTTCGCCCTCGACTCGCCCCGCATCGTGCTCGTCGCCACCAAGTAG